The Gemmatimonadota bacterium genome includes a region encoding these proteins:
- a CDS encoding DUF4321 domain-containing protein codes for MAQRKGMGLLVFYILVGAIVGGVVGELIGLLFGHFMPGSMVEKFFLEAFVYTFPPATLPLVILSVTFGFTVKVNVISILGIGFATYYYRWY; via the coding sequence ATGGCACAGCGTAAAGGGATGGGTCTGCTGGTGTTCTACATCCTGGTAGGCGCCATCGTCGGCGGTGTGGTCGGTGAGTTGATCGGCCTCCTGTTCGGGCACTTCATGCCCGGAAGCATGGTGGAGAAGTTCTTCCTGGAAGCCTTCGTCTACACCTTCCCGCCGGCCACGCTGCCGCTCGTCATACTCTCCGTCACCTTCGGCTTCACGGTCAAGGTGAACGTCATCAGCATCCTCGGGATCGGTTTCGCCACCTATTACTATCGCTGGTACTAG
- the glnA gene encoding type I glutamate--ammonia ligase, producing MTPIDVIAFARDQGAEMVDFRFIDVPGTWQHFSAPIETLEEDTFEEGVGFDGSSVRGFQTIDKSDMILIPDPLSAKIDPFMEAKTLILVCNVKDPVTLEMYTRDPRYVAQKAEAYMQSVGIADTAYFGPEAEFYIFDDVRFAQKPNASFHRVDAGEGWWNTGRAESPNLGNKIPYKRGYFPVPPNDTHQDLRTRMVLTLRSMGIESEVHHHEVGTAGQAEIDIRFNTLLRMSDDLLMYKYIVKNVARQAGKTVTFMPKPIFEDNGSGMHVHQSLWKEGKNLFFEAGTYADLSDMARHYIGGLLHHCASVLAFAAPTTNSYRRLVPGYEAPINLIYSQRNRSACVRIPMYSKSEKAKRIEFRTPDPGANPYLAFTAMMMAGLDGIENRIEPPEPIDLDLYDLEPEQAAEVAHTPQDLGEALDALEDDHDYLLKGDVFTPDLVETYLDYKRENELDQIRLRPHPWEFGLYYDI from the coding sequence GTGACCCCAATTGACGTAATCGCATTTGCAAGGGACCAGGGCGCGGAAATGGTCGACTTCCGGTTCATCGACGTACCGGGAACCTGGCAGCATTTCTCCGCGCCGATCGAAACGTTGGAGGAAGACACTTTCGAAGAAGGTGTCGGGTTCGACGGTTCGAGCGTCCGGGGATTCCAGACCATCGACAAGAGCGACATGATCCTGATCCCGGACCCGCTGTCGGCCAAGATCGATCCCTTCATGGAGGCTAAGACGCTGATCCTGGTCTGCAACGTCAAGGATCCGGTGACGCTTGAAATGTATACACGCGACCCGCGGTACGTCGCCCAGAAGGCCGAGGCCTACATGCAGTCCGTGGGCATCGCCGACACGGCCTACTTCGGTCCGGAGGCCGAGTTCTACATCTTCGACGACGTGCGGTTCGCCCAGAAGCCGAACGCCAGCTTCCACCGGGTCGACGCCGGCGAGGGCTGGTGGAACACGGGACGCGCCGAGAGCCCCAACCTCGGCAACAAGATTCCCTACAAGCGCGGGTATTTCCCCGTGCCACCCAACGACACCCACCAGGACCTGCGCACGCGCATGGTGCTGACGCTCCGGAGCATGGGCATCGAGTCGGAAGTGCACCATCACGAGGTGGGCACGGCGGGGCAGGCCGAGATCGACATCCGCTTCAACACGCTGCTGCGCATGTCCGACGACCTGCTCATGTACAAGTACATCGTCAAGAACGTCGCCCGGCAGGCGGGCAAGACGGTGACCTTCATGCCGAAGCCGATCTTCGAGGACAACGGTTCAGGCATGCACGTGCACCAGAGCCTCTGGAAGGAAGGCAAGAACCTCTTCTTCGAGGCCGGCACGTACGCCGACCTGAGCGACATGGCCCGGCACTACATCGGCGGCCTGCTCCATCACTGCGCCTCCGTACTGGCCTTCGCCGCGCCGACGACGAACTCCTACCGGAGGCTCGTCCCGGGTTACGAAGCGCCGATCAACTTGATCTACTCGCAGCGCAACCGAAGCGCCTGCGTACGGATCCCCATGTATTCGAAGAGCGAGAAGGCCAAGCGGATCGAGTTCCGCACGCCGGATCCGGGCGCCAATCCCTATCTGGCCTTCACGGCCATGATGATGGCCGGCCTGGACGGTATCGAGAACCGGATCGAGCCGCCGGAGCCGATTGACCTCGACCTCTACGATCTCGAGCCGGAACAGGCCGCGGAAGTGGCCCACACGCCGCAGGACCTCGGCGAGGCGCTGGACGCCCTGGAGGACGATCACGACTACCTCCTCAAGGGTGACGTGTTCACGCCGGACCTGGTCGAGACCTATCTCGATTACAAGCGGGAGAACGAGCTGGACCAGATTCGCCTGCGTCCGCACCCGTGGGAGTTCGGTCTCTACTACGATATCTAG
- a CDS encoding sigma-70 family RNA polymerase sigma factor produces the protein MSESNLSSLVVRAQTGDRAAYDDIVLRFQDMAVGYASALLGDFHLAEDAAQEAFVGAWTELPRLHEPASFPGWFKRIVFMRCSRVLRRRQPVAIEHSAAESLVAAESLVTAESPMVAQSLATADPGEELESRDEKTRVMAAIGRLPDEERMSVLLFYISTYSHREVGSFLGLSASTVNNRLRSARKRLRREMLKMAERALPGQAPSRDERFAQRVAYLLQPEDMKTERYQYGIEAVDGHQAWALFCASGAGDLARVNALLDRDPGLVNAQYWYQFPIHMAVREGHAEVVQLLLQAGADPGQSRYTYNSWDKLLATAEERGYSVVKALLEAAMRERFGYEPAFIELFEAISGRDRAGVETVLDGHPELIHAADALGNGPLHWAALTRQINLVDLFVARGANLEARRADGQTPLLVSLNGDYWFRSSDLPEEAPKDTWVITRHLLACGAEYALSIACAAGDEDRVDAVLASDPVQARMLDAGRRSPLAYAAGRGHTRIVRKLLDLGADPNLPEENAPRGGALFGACTDNHLETAKLLLERGADPNAEVDSSGSCLTTVEYNHGEKGHRMQALLREYGAVTPPYAMMDDSELERALREGDGIVAHPQFLHELMGRNNAELIRVFLDITPNVGDLFRLTDIWGGNYPSDPDTIRVLASHGLDLCRANWIGRTFLHGCAEKGDVAAARVFLELGADIDAIELEYGGTPLAAAARSGKADMVRFLLDQGADTNLPAGSVWAQPLYCAEKEGHGEVVGILKARM, from the coding sequence ATGAGCGAATCCAATCTCTCTTCACTGGTCGTCCGTGCCCAGACCGGCGACCGCGCAGCCTACGACGACATCGTCCTCCGGTTCCAGGACATGGCCGTGGGCTACGCCTCCGCCCTGCTGGGCGATTTCCACCTGGCCGAAGACGCCGCGCAAGAGGCCTTTGTCGGCGCCTGGACCGAACTGCCGCGCCTGCACGAACCAGCGTCATTCCCAGGATGGTTCAAGCGGATCGTCTTCATGCGCTGCAGCCGTGTATTGCGCAGGCGGCAGCCCGTCGCCATTGAACACTCGGCGGCGGAATCGCTGGTGGCGGCGGAATCTCTGGTGACGGCTGAGTCGCCTATGGTGGCGCAATCGCTGGCCACGGCCGACCCCGGCGAGGAACTGGAATCGCGTGATGAGAAAACCCGGGTCATGGCCGCCATAGGCCGGCTGCCCGACGAAGAGCGCATGTCGGTCCTGCTGTTTTACATTTCGACTTATTCGCACCGGGAAGTCGGATCGTTCCTGGGCCTGTCGGCGTCGACGGTCAACAACCGGCTGCGCTCGGCCCGCAAACGTCTACGAAGGGAGATGCTGAAAATGGCTGAACGAGCATTGCCGGGACAGGCACCCTCGCGCGACGAGCGCTTCGCGCAACGGGTCGCGTATCTGCTCCAGCCCGAGGACATGAAGACCGAGCGCTACCAGTACGGGATTGAAGCCGTGGACGGCCACCAGGCCTGGGCGCTCTTCTGCGCAAGCGGTGCCGGCGACCTGGCGCGCGTCAACGCGTTGCTCGACCGGGATCCCGGTCTGGTAAACGCCCAGTACTGGTACCAGTTCCCGATCCACATGGCGGTTCGCGAGGGCCATGCCGAGGTGGTCCAGCTGCTGCTGCAGGCCGGCGCCGACCCGGGACAGTCCCGTTATACCTATAATTCATGGGACAAGCTGCTCGCCACCGCCGAGGAGCGTGGCTACAGCGTCGTGAAGGCGCTGCTGGAAGCGGCGATGCGGGAGCGATTCGGTTACGAACCCGCCTTTATCGAATTGTTCGAGGCGATCAGTGGCCGTGACCGGGCCGGGGTAGAGACCGTTTTGGACGGCCATCCCGAATTGATCCACGCCGCCGACGCGCTGGGCAACGGTCCGCTGCACTGGGCGGCGCTGACGCGGCAAATCAACCTGGTGGATCTCTTTGTCGCACGCGGCGCCAACCTGGAAGCTCGCCGCGCCGACGGTCAGACTCCGCTGCTGGTCTCGCTCAACGGGGACTACTGGTTCCGTTCAAGTGATTTGCCCGAAGAAGCCCCGAAAGACACCTGGGTCATCACGCGGCACCTTCTCGCCTGCGGTGCGGAGTACGCCCTGAGTATCGCGTGTGCGGCTGGCGATGAGGACAGGGTCGATGCGGTTCTGGCTTCCGATCCGGTCCAGGCCCGCATGCTTGACGCCGGTAGGCGTAGTCCGCTTGCCTACGCTGCCGGCAGGGGACACACCCGGATCGTCCGGAAATTGCTGGATCTGGGGGCCGACCCCAACCTGCCGGAAGAAAACGCGCCACGCGGCGGGGCACTCTTCGGCGCCTGTACGGACAACCACCTGGAGACGGCCAAACTGCTGCTCGAACGAGGGGCCGATCCCAACGCCGAGGTTGACTCATCCGGCTCATGCTTGACCACGGTCGAGTACAATCACGGCGAGAAAGGCCATCGGATGCAGGCCCTGTTGCGCGAATACGGGGCTGTGACGCCACCCTATGCCATGATGGACGATTCGGAACTGGAACGGGCCTTGCGCGAGGGGGACGGCATCGTTGCGCATCCACAGTTTCTGCACGAACTCATGGGACGGAACAATGCCGAGCTCATCCGCGTCTTTTTGGACATCACGCCAAACGTGGGCGATCTATTCCGTCTGACGGACATCTGGGGCGGAAACTACCCTTCGGATCCCGATACGATCCGCGTCCTGGCCAGCCACGGCCTCGACCTGTGCCGCGCCAACTGGATCGGCCGGACCTTCCTGCACGGCTGCGCCGAAAAGGGCGATGTCGCGGCGGCCCGCGTCTTCCTGGAGTTGGGGGCCGACATCGATGCGATCGAGCTCGAATACGGGGGAACGCCCCTTGCGGCGGCCGCGCGCAGCGGGAAGGCCGATATGGTGCGTTTCCTGCTGGATCAGGGCGCCGACACGAACTTGCCGGCCGGGTCGGTCTGGGCTCAACCGCTCTACTGTGCCGAGAAGGAAGGTCACGGAGAGGTGGTGGGGATACTCAAGGCTCGTATGTAA
- the pssA gene encoding CDP-diacylglycerol--serine O-phosphatidyltransferase, translated as MKNWVRVALPNVFTLGSIFCGVSAIFYCIDGFNALTGDPGRAPWLIIAAALLDSIDGKVARYSQGATRFGIELDSLADVISFGVAPIVLVYTLKPFGEITWVLCLLFLMCGAIRLARFNVMTLRRVERINQEKDNFIGLPIPVAAIAVASYVIFCWDRWEELHLEGPFMGFMLVLSILMISPLSYRTLPSLAFKSKWSILKLIAIAVALVALVWNPQLTIFPIVLLYILSGIAAWGVHMVRHDEDMALSVEE; from the coding sequence ATGAAAAACTGGGTGCGCGTCGCGTTACCGAACGTGTTCACGCTGGGCAGCATCTTCTGCGGGGTTTCCGCCATCTTCTATTGTATCGACGGGTTCAACGCCCTGACCGGCGACCCCGGCCGCGCGCCATGGCTCATCATTGCCGCCGCCCTCCTGGACAGCATCGACGGCAAGGTCGCGCGCTACAGCCAGGGGGCGACCCGGTTCGGCATCGAACTGGATTCCCTGGCGGACGTGATCTCCTTCGGGGTCGCGCCAATAGTTCTCGTGTATACGCTGAAGCCCTTCGGCGAGATCACCTGGGTGCTCTGCCTGCTCTTTCTGATGTGCGGCGCCATCCGCCTGGCCCGGTTCAACGTGATGACGCTGCGCCGCGTCGAGCGGATCAACCAGGAGAAGGACAACTTCATTGGACTGCCGATTCCCGTGGCGGCCATCGCCGTGGCGTCCTACGTCATCTTCTGCTGGGATCGGTGGGAGGAACTGCACCTGGAAGGTCCGTTCATGGGATTCATGCTCGTACTGTCCATTCTCATGATCAGCCCCCTGTCCTATCGCACCCTGCCTTCTCTCGCCTTCAAGAGCAAATGGTCCATCCTGAAGCTGATCGCCATCGCCGTGGCCCTGGTGGCCCTGGTCTGGAATCCGCAGCTCACGATCTTCCCCATCGTGCTGCTGTATATCCTCTCAGGCATCGCGGCCTGGGGCGTCCACATGGTCCGTCACGACGAGGACATGGCGCTATCCGTGGAAGAGTAA
- a CDS encoding efflux RND transporter permease subunit: protein MSIAEFSVNRPVTTIMIIVSVVTLGMISYTRLPLMFLPDMSFPSLNVSVPYPSSSPEEVERLITRPLEDAFGTLSNMKSMESNSSDDNARVRIEFETGTDMNMAAMEVRDRIDQVRGELPADVERIRIRRWNPNDMPIYNFSVAWNGDPAEFYNIVTKVIQPRIQRVDGVANVEISGMIDKQLLVHVDSEKLQSHNLDLFNLSQTLTQNNVTMTAGTVTEGGKKYSVRSVNEYRAAEEVANLPIPGTTLSLRDVAEVTFDYPEDNSFQRLNGVDAVTIRVYKTSTANIVDVAQRTQLVLDELQTQPQFADLDTRVFFDQSQSITDRLSDLRNTGLLGGMLAVIVLFLFLRNVRSTLIISLAIPISIICTFTFMYLLRQGAGSTVSINLISLMGLMLAVGMLVDAAVVVLESIYRHRQEGNLPARIAAVVGTREVTMAIIAATATTLCVFMPLVFLGGGSRFMLFMKDFVVTFCIVMVAAVFIALTLIPLVSSRLFNRPLGKPSAFFARLSGLYTAVLAWNLKHRFVTVVSFAAILYGSYWLYQNIETEFQPMAPTRDIAIAADLPSSYSIEDVKTVFTDVEALLLDRKEDFHIESISSYGSLRRANIRIVLTPPEERQESATQLQTRITSALPVIAGVQWRPGRMRRYGGGQSGVDVELKGDNMAVLSNIAEDIRNRMEVIPGLKDVDTSLERGDEEIQVQVDRAVAQTYGISPRQAARTVQAALSSRARGKFKADDREVDILLQLEEADRASMQKLQNMTFERAEGGMIPVGNLASFTKQKGPDAIERKDRESQVEVGGNTTGPGTRAINTQVTEMMESMELPPGYSWSMGRNWNMMRESQSEFLFAIMLSVVLIYLIMAAISESFIQPFTILLSVLCGLVGAFIVFYLSGTTLNTNSYLGVIVLSGLAVNNAIVLIDHVNHLRREGMTRTEALLLGGRHRLRPILMTSLTTIFGLLPMVAPLFFPEFFGPVEDRGANQWGPVSLALVGGLTTSGILTLILLPTVYTIFEDLSNWVTSSVKRAWA from the coding sequence ATGAGCATTGCCGAGTTTTCCGTTAACCGACCGGTGACGACGATCATGATCATCGTCAGTGTCGTCACCTTGGGTATGATTTCCTATACCAGACTGCCGCTGATGTTCCTGCCGGACATGTCCTTCCCGTCCCTGAACGTCAGCGTGCCGTATCCCTCCTCGTCGCCCGAGGAAGTGGAACGGCTGATCACGCGGCCGCTGGAGGACGCCTTCGGGACGCTCAGCAACATGAAGAGCATGGAGTCCAATTCCAGTGACGACAACGCGCGGGTCCGCATCGAGTTCGAGACCGGGACGGACATGAACATGGCGGCCATGGAGGTCCGGGACCGGATCGACCAGGTCCGGGGCGAGTTGCCGGCCGACGTGGAACGCATCCGCATCCGGCGCTGGAACCCGAACGATATGCCCATCTACAACTTCAGCGTCGCATGGAACGGGGACCCCGCCGAGTTCTACAACATCGTCACCAAGGTGATCCAGCCGCGCATCCAGCGCGTGGACGGCGTGGCGAACGTGGAAATCAGCGGGATGATCGACAAGCAGCTGCTCGTGCACGTGGACAGCGAGAAGCTGCAGTCCCATAACCTCGATCTGTTCAATCTCAGCCAGACCCTGACGCAGAACAACGTCACCATGACGGCCGGGACCGTCACCGAGGGCGGAAAGAAGTACTCGGTGCGCTCCGTGAACGAGTACCGGGCCGCCGAAGAGGTGGCGAACCTGCCCATACCGGGTACGACCCTGTCGCTCCGCGACGTGGCGGAGGTGACTTTCGACTATCCGGAAGACAACAGTTTCCAGCGGCTGAACGGGGTCGACGCGGTCACGATACGGGTGTACAAGACGTCCACGGCCAACATCGTGGACGTGGCGCAGCGCACCCAGCTCGTGCTGGATGAACTCCAGACGCAGCCCCAGTTCGCGGACCTGGATACGCGGGTATTCTTCGACCAGTCGCAGAGCATAACGGACCGGCTTTCGGACCTGCGGAACACGGGACTGCTTGGCGGCATGCTCGCCGTCATCGTGCTGTTCCTCTTCCTCCGGAACGTGCGCAGCACCTTGATCATCAGCCTGGCGATCCCCATTTCGATCATCTGCACCTTCACTTTCATGTACCTGCTGCGCCAGGGCGCCGGGTCCACGGTTTCCATCAACCTGATCTCGCTCATGGGCCTGATGCTAGCGGTAGGCATGCTCGTTGACGCCGCCGTGGTGGTGCTCGAAAGCATTTACCGCCATCGCCAGGAGGGCAACCTGCCGGCGCGGATCGCGGCTGTCGTGGGCACCCGCGAGGTGACCATGGCCATCATCGCGGCTACTGCGACGACCCTCTGCGTATTCATGCCCCTGGTCTTCCTGGGCGGCGGCAGCCGGTTCATGCTCTTCATGAAGGACTTCGTCGTCACCTTCTGCATCGTCATGGTGGCGGCGGTCTTCATCGCGCTGACGCTGATTCCGCTGGTATCTTCCAGGCTGTTCAACCGGCCGCTGGGCAAGCCTTCGGCGTTCTTCGCGAGGCTGTCGGGGCTGTACACGGCGGTCCTCGCCTGGAACCTCAAGCACCGGTTCGTTACGGTGGTTTCCTTCGCCGCGATCCTCTACGGCAGCTACTGGCTGTACCAGAACATCGAGACGGAGTTCCAGCCCATGGCGCCGACGCGGGACATCGCGATCGCCGCGGATCTGCCGAGTAGTTACAGCATCGAAGACGTCAAGACCGTCTTCACGGACGTGGAGGCGCTCCTGCTGGACCGCAAGGAGGACTTCCACATCGAGTCCATCTCGTCCTACGGCAGCCTGCGCCGGGCCAATATCCGCATCGTGCTGACTCCGCCGGAGGAACGGCAGGAGTCGGCCACGCAGCTGCAGACCCGGATCACCAGCGCGCTGCCTGTAATCGCCGGCGTACAGTGGAGACCCGGTCGCATGCGGCGTTACGGCGGCGGGCAATCGGGTGTGGACGTCGAGCTGAAGGGCGACAACATGGCGGTGCTTTCCAATATCGCCGAGGACATCCGGAACCGGATGGAGGTCATTCCGGGTCTCAAGGACGTGGATACGAGCCTGGAGCGGGGCGACGAAGAGATCCAGGTACAGGTCGACCGTGCCGTGGCGCAGACATACGGGATCTCGCCGAGACAGGCAGCCCGTACGGTGCAGGCCGCACTGAGCAGCCGAGCGCGGGGCAAGTTCAAGGCCGACGACCGCGAGGTGGACATCCTGCTGCAACTCGAGGAAGCGGACCGCGCGAGCATGCAGAAGCTCCAGAATATGACGTTCGAGCGGGCCGAAGGCGGCATGATCCCCGTGGGGAACCTGGCCAGTTTTACCAAGCAGAAGGGGCCCGACGCCATAGAGCGGAAGGACCGGGAATCCCAGGTGGAAGTGGGCGGCAACACGACGGGACCGGGCACACGTGCCATTAACACCCAGGTGACGGAGATGATGGAAAGCATGGAACTGCCGCCGGGCTATTCGTGGAGCATGGGCCGGAACTGGAACATGATGCGGGAGTCCCAGAGCGAGTTCCTCTTCGCCATTATGCTGTCCGTGGTCCTCATCTACCTGATCATGGCGGCCATATCGGAGTCCTTCATCCAGCCCTTCACGATCCTGTTGTCGGTGCTCTGCGGACTGGTGGGGGCCTTCATCGTGTTCTACCTGTCGGGGACGACGCTGAACACGAACTCGTACCTCGGCGTCATCGTGCTGTCCGGGCTGGCGGTCAACAATGCCATTGTGCTCATCGACCACGTGAACCATTTGCGCAGGGAGGGGATGACCCGTACGGAGGCCCTGCTCCTGGGCGGCCGGCACCGGCTGCGGCCGATCCTGATGACGTCGCTGACGACCATCTTCGGCCTGCTGCCCATGGTGGCCCCCCTCTTCTTCCCCGAGTTCTTCGGCCCCGTGGAAGACCGTGGCGCCAACCAGTGGGGCCCGGTGAGCCTGGCCCTGGTGGGCGGCCTGACCACCTCCGGCATCCTGACACTCATCCTGCTGCCGACGGTCTACACCATCTTCGAAGACCTGAGCAACTGGGTCACTTCGAGCGTAAAGCGGGCCTGGGCGTAA
- a CDS encoding phosphatidylserine decarboxylase, whose product MVRDGWVMVVPLAALAAVSVVIGYLAPGAVWIVLASAFGGLALFVAFFFRDPARQVPPGDGLVISGGDGKVVTVEEIENDAFIGGPATQISVFLSIVDVHVNRIPITGVVRLRRRIEGKFKLAFKDEASGDNAQLVLGIEGEKGRVLIKQIVGFVARRIVCNVNEGDEVRIGDRFGLIRFGSRIDVIVPAGAEIRVKNGDRVRGGETILGVLK is encoded by the coding sequence ATGGTACGTGACGGTTGGGTCATGGTCGTCCCCCTGGCTGCGCTTGCGGCCGTCAGCGTGGTGATCGGCTACCTGGCCCCCGGTGCGGTCTGGATCGTGCTGGCGTCGGCGTTCGGCGGCCTGGCTCTGTTCGTCGCGTTCTTCTTCCGTGACCCGGCAAGGCAGGTGCCCCCGGGTGACGGACTGGTGATTTCCGGCGGCGACGGCAAGGTGGTGACCGTCGAGGAGATCGAGAACGACGCCTTCATCGGCGGACCGGCCACGCAGATCAGCGTGTTCCTGTCCATCGTGGACGTGCACGTCAACCGGATTCCCATTACCGGCGTGGTCAGACTGCGCCGGCGGATCGAAGGGAAGTTCAAGCTCGCCTTCAAGGACGAGGCCTCGGGCGACAACGCCCAGCTGGTCCTGGGCATCGAAGGAGAAAAGGGCCGGGTCCTGATCAAGCAGATCGTCGGTTTCGTAGCCCGTCGGATCGTCTGCAACGTCAACGAGGGCGACGAAGTGCGTATAGGCGACCGGTTCGGCCTGATACGCTTCGGATCGAGAATAGACGTCATCGTGCCGGCCGGCGCCGAAATCCGGGTTAAGAACGGAGACCGGGTCCGGGGCGGCGAAACGATACTGGGAGTACTTAAATGA
- a CDS encoding trypsin-like peptidase domain-containing protein, with product MQNMGERHTGYATARRTPMAVWYILAAFVGALLGIVFLVVAYPEALSTLGGGAAGNANSSPSSISESPESVGQPGSAGPGGTTGAPGAGGIADPRAESRRSPAGLIAANEAISTSRRTSIVSAVERAGPAVVSIVATFQMRRRGFSSMFDDPFFGHFVVPRLYTREEPNTGSGVIIDEAGYIVTNAHVVQLGDYTARRIRAVLTDGRSLACTLVGVDVMSDLAVLHVQGVDLPVAALGRSDDIMTGEWAITIGNPLGLAVEDAQPAVAVGVVSALGRNFRRQQGSRTVYRDMIQTDATINPGNSGGPLVNAFGEVIGINTFILSESGGSEGVGFAIPIERVRRVADELIQYGGTRRGWTGLSVIDITEYVAQELNIDNRLGVLVNEIDPDSPADVAGILVMDVIRKINGEVIASYPEAREALYGSLVGDSIELEVERDGRLMPLVLHIAEL from the coding sequence ATGCAGAACATGGGAGAACGCCATACGGGCTACGCGACGGCCAGACGGACCCCGATGGCGGTCTGGTACATCCTGGCGGCCTTCGTTGGTGCGCTGTTGGGTATCGTCTTCCTGGTCGTGGCCTATCCCGAAGCACTGAGCACGCTGGGTGGGGGAGCGGCCGGGAACGCGAACTCGTCGCCATCGTCAATATCGGAAAGTCCGGAATCGGTTGGCCAGCCCGGATCAGCCGGACCTGGCGGTACTACAGGGGCGCCGGGGGCCGGCGGTATCGCGGATCCCCGCGCGGAATCCCGGCGTTCGCCGGCGGGACTTATCGCCGCCAACGAAGCGATAAGCACGTCCCGCCGCACTTCCATCGTATCCGCGGTGGAACGGGCGGGACCGGCCGTCGTGAGCATAGTCGCAACGTTCCAGATGCGGCGGCGCGGATTCTCCTCGATGTTCGACGACCCCTTCTTCGGCCATTTCGTGGTGCCGCGGCTATACACCCGCGAGGAGCCGAACACGGGGTCGGGCGTGATCATCGACGAAGCGGGCTACATCGTCACCAACGCCCACGTGGTTCAGCTCGGTGACTATACGGCCCGGCGAATCCGGGCCGTGCTGACCGACGGACGAAGCCTGGCCTGCACCCTGGTGGGCGTGGACGTCATGTCGGATCTGGCCGTGCTCCACGTGCAGGGCGTAGACCTCCCGGTGGCGGCACTGGGCCGTTCCGACGACATCATGACCGGCGAATGGGCCATCACTATCGGCAATCCGCTGGGCCTTGCCGTGGAGGACGCCCAGCCGGCCGTGGCCGTCGGCGTGGTCAGCGCGCTGGGACGGAACTTCCGCCGGCAGCAGGGGTCGAGGACGGTCTACCGGGACATGATCCAGACCGACGCGACCATCAACCCGGGCAACAGCGGCGGTCCGCTGGTCAATGCCTTCGGCGAGGTCATCGGCATCAACACGTTCATCCTGTCCGAAAGCGGCGGCTCAGAGGGCGTGGGTTTCGCCATCCCCATCGAACGGGTACGGCGCGTCGCGGACGAGTTGATCCAGTACGGCGGAACGAGACGGGGATGGACAGGCCTGTCGGTGATCGATATCACGGAATACGTAGCCCAGGAGTTGAACATCGACAACCGCCTGGGCGTGCTGGTGAACGAGATCGATCCGGACAGCCCGGCGGACGTGGCCGGCATCCTGGTCATGGACGTGATCAGGAAGATCAACGGGGAAGTGATCGCCAGCTATCCCGAAGCACGGGAAGCGCTGTACGGCAGCCTGGTGGGCGATTCCATCGAACTGGAGGTCGAGCGGGACGGCCGCCTCATGCCCCTGGTCCTGCATATCGCCGAGTTGTGA